Proteins from a single region of Eretmochelys imbricata isolate rEreImb1 chromosome 20, rEreImb1.hap1, whole genome shotgun sequence:
- the LOC144277921 gene encoding tetraspanin-1-like: MGCFSFLKMMMFVFNGVIFLGGLAVLGIGIWMKVDGGSFVQILGAAAPQLMQLINVGYLCIAVGTFLLLMGFLGCCGAMKESRCMLLLFFVIILILFIAEVTGAVVVLAFSSMADIFIEHLKTWAVKTLREDYGRQDDLTAIWDTTMKELKCCGFNNYKDFNSSYFYQTHSQTYPAGCCLPPKRECPESELDSTKKGCLQEFQTFLSRNGRIVGGVALGIGVLELAAMAVSLVLYCQIGTNS; the protein is encoded by the exons ATGGGCTGCTTCTCATTCCTGAAGATGATGATGTTTGTGTTCAATGGCGTTATATTT ctgggcGGGCTGGCCGTGCTGGGCATTGGCATCTGGATGAAGGTGGATGGAGGCTCCTTCGTGCAGATTCTGGGGGCCGCTGCACCCCAGCTGATGCAGCTGATCAACGTGGGGTACCTGTGCATCGCTGTTGGCACCTTCCTGCTGCTCATGGGCTTTCTGGGCTGCTGCGGGGCCATGAAGGAGAGCAGGTGCATGCTGCTGCTG ttCTTTGTCATTATCCTGATTCTCTTCATCGCTGAGGTCACGGGGGCTGTCGTAGTCCTTGCCTTCTCTTCCATG GCTGATATATTCATTGAGCACTTGAAAACCTGGGCTGTGAAAACCTTACGAGAGGATTACGGGAGGCAGGACGACTTGACTGCAATTTGGGACACAACCATGAAGGAG CTGAAGTGCTGTGGCTTCAACAACTACAAGGATTTCAACAGCTCCTACTTCTACCAAACGCACAGCCAGACTTATCCCGCAGGCTGCTGCCTGCCGCCCAAGCGGGAGTGCCCGGAATCTGAACTGGACAGCACCAAGAAG ggctgcttGCAGGAGTTCCAGACCTTCCTGAGCAGGAACGGGAGGATCGTTGGTGGGGTGGCATTAGGAATTGGTGTGCTCGAG CTGGCAGCTATGGCTGTTTCCCTAGTTCTGTATTGTCAGATCGGTACAAACTCCTGA